A stretch of DNA from Rattus rattus isolate New Zealand chromosome 1, Rrattus_CSIRO_v1, whole genome shotgun sequence:
GAGCCACTGGGAAAGGTGAAGTGGGGGAGCTCTGTCATCGATCCCAACTGGGCCGGAACCCTCCCACGCATGACTCAATTCAGAGCTGTTTCCCAGGAGGCTGGGGCGGGATGCAGACAGATTCCAACACCTTAACCTATGTTTGCTCAGTCAACTGTGAATCTGAGGCCTTCTGTCAGGCCACTTGTCTACCCAATAAAGTGTGTTTTTTCCAGAAACTGGAAGAGTTGTAGTTTATGTGGCAGCACGTGGGGTCATGTATCACTGCATGCATGTTTTACTCAATGTAAGACaagaagtggaaaaaaagatCATCCCTATTTAATAGCAGCCACAACTCGGGCATCAATCAGCATTGGCGTCCAATttgctccctccttttctccctctcccctcttgtGCCTCGTATCCCCTCCTCCACCCAAGCTGTCAGCCAGTCTTCTCAGCGTTTCTTAGAGGCTCTGTCACATCGCTTGCCTACGAGGAGGTCGCGCACAAGACAGAAACATTAGCGAGTCAAACACGccccccccttccccacctcaaCCCCCATTCTGTGGCCTCACTTGTTAGTGCTGGTCCAGTCCCTACCTGAAGTCGGCCACCTCCAGATCACCCTGTAAAGGGCCACTTCAGGCGCTAGGGGGCGCGCGGCCCAAAGCTGGAGGATCCCGAGGATCTACCTAGCTACAGTTTACGCAACTGATCGTAGACTGTGGATTGGCTGATTTTGAGCTAAAAATCTTCCGGTTTTCCAAGGAGCGCATTTGCTGGAGCAGAACCACAACCCCCAGAATTCAATGGGCCTTTCCGAGAGGAAGACTAGACTGAGCGTGCGTAAGAGGGAGGCGGAAATCGGAAGTTCAAGGCTGGCTCTCGCCTTAGTGGGCGAGTTTTCGCAGGGGGTCACCAGTGTCTGAGGCGCACCGTGTTggtgtctgcctttctctgctgcgGTCGCGCGACTCTGACTGAGCAGGAATCGCTCTGACGAGGCCGAGCTGCAGTCTGCAGGTAGGCCGCGGGCCGGGCGGCCAGACTCCcctgtttccccctctccctcgcCCGCTCAGCAGCTCTGCGCACCGCACCGCGCACCTCCGCTCCGTGCTCCGCCCCTCTGCTCCGCGCCCCTCCGTTCCCCTGTCCACCGCACTGCACTCCCCTGCTCCGCGCATCACGCGCCTGTGCCCTTGAGAGCGCGCGGTTCCGGGACCGTGCGCTGTGCTAGCTCCTGCCGGGTCCCAGGCTTCATGACCTTGACCTCCCTTCTAAATAAGACCGACCCAACCCCACAGCCTTCCGCCAGCTCCTCACGGTCCCTTACAGCCGCTTCTCTGCGGTCCTCGCCACCTTCTGTGATCTAACAGGGTATGGGGTTCATAGCTTACCTTTATAGGCTCCGTTAGTCAGAAGTTGTGACAGCAGCTCAGCTCGGGTGACTTattagggctgtgtgtgtgtgtgtgtgtgtgtgtgtgtgtgtgtgtgtgtgtgtgtgtgtgtttgattcaCTGGGCATTGTTCAGATCGAACCCAGTCTATCACGAGGGGCTCAGAATTTTCCAGAAGCGTGAGCCTTGAGCTTCTCTCAACATTTAGAGGGCAGAAAATCGAAGAGTCATATAAACTCTTGCAAACCATACCCTGTGGCATTTATCGTGATTATTCCCATGTTTTTCTGAAACCCGCAGTCCATTCCTAACAGTTTTTGTGAAGGATGCCCGGCAGATGAAAACTTGCCAATCTCAAGAGTTCCATTTATTTCCAGAGTTGATCCTTGTACCTGGGCTTCTAATTTCAggattttattgttgctgttgtttacaTGTTTGCCTTTTGAGGCTATCCTGGAtgtgcttctgtttgtttcactattcccccccacacacaccccaccccttttttggatagggtctcatgtagctcataCTGGCTTGAGATTTATTAAATAGCTTAGGACGATTTTGAATTTAGGATGCAgaatcctgagtgctgggatttccagCATATGCTCCGTTTAATGCAGTTCTGGGGTTTGTGCCTGCCACACTAACATCCCACTTTAAATCATACTCAGATCTTCTCCATCAGTGAACAAGAGGAACTAAACTTTCACCGGGGTGAAGTGACCCCACACTCTGCAGGGGGGAcattacacgcacacacacccccgccacacacaaacacacatcctcAAGTCTATCTTCAGGTCCTGATATGAAGGTAGAATTTGACTACCGTAATCAGCAgtcttattaaataaaatatgattctgaggctggtgggatggctcagcagttaagagcactagctgttcttccagaggacccgggtttgattcccagcacagtCTGAGTGGGCTGGTCACCTTTTAAGCACAAATAAGGAGAGCCCGTGTCAGCTCTGATGGCGTCGTATGCACCCGTTTCCTGCCTTCTGCACCTCAGGTGTAGTCATTTTGAGTCAGAGCTCTGAAACCGCCATGCTTAACCCTTGTAAGAGCagccacaggggtcaccagcatAGGGTGCATCGATGAGGTGAAGGTGAGAATAAGGAAGGGGTCTCTGGAGAGGTGGGGCCTGTCCTGCAGACCAACTCCGACCTGTCTTTGTAGGGAAGACATGCCGTCTGCCAAGCAGCTGGCCGACATTGGCTACAAGACCTTCTCTGCCTCGATGATGCTCCTCACTGTGTACGGGGGCTACCTCTGCAGCGTACGAGCCTACCATTACCTCCAGCTGCGCAGTGCCAGGCGCCAGGCCGCGGAAGAGCAGAAGACCTCAGGAGTCCTGGAGAGCTCGGCTCTTCCTTTGGCGCAGCCGACGCGTGAGGCATGAGGCATGAAACGGGAAAAGACCTCCCGGAATGCCATCCCTGGCGAGAACTAGGCCACGATGCCTTTCAAACCTGCCGTGGTTTCTGTGGTACTGCTGGCTTGTGCCATTTTGATGATTTATGGAGGCCATCAGAGTAAATGGGAACGTGAGGGTGAGGTTCAATACAGAGAttaaatattttgctttgtttgtgtttaGTGTTTCTATGTACCCAAAGAGTGTATGGATCATAGAGGTGGGGACCTTGAGTTCTCTAAAGCCtggtctctgttttattttgtttgttcaagacagggtctctttatgtggccctagctgtcctgggaaTCTATAAAAGAGACTAGGCTAGCTTGAACTAAgagagattctcttgcctctgcctcccaagtgttggaattaaaggcctgcgccATCATGTCTAGTAAtacctttcttgttgctgtgaagacaccaggACACCTCTGAAGTCACCTcggagaagggtttatttggggtaTATAGTCTCAGAGGGGTCCACGACCACCATGGTAGGGAGCGTGGCAGCAGGCCGGCAGCCATGGCCCTGGAGAAGCTGAGGACTTACATCTGGTTCATAGGCATAAGGCAAGAGCTATCTGGGAATGGctggtttttgaaacctcaaaaccatcCCCCTGGGGACACACCCCTTCAGACAAGGTCACACTCCCAATTCTTCCCAAACTGTTCTACCATTTGGAGACCAAATATCAAATTGATGAGCCTATGCGGGCCATTCTGGGGTTTCTGGGCCTTAGCGTTCATCACCGTGAATCTAGACACCGAGTTTTAGCAGTAGTACCAGGGCGTAGGATCATAGGGGAAATCTGCTTTTGCGTATTTGCCTAACATTTTTGGTCATTTTGCATACTGTACATAAGCATGCACTCTACTGCTGAGACACACCTCCAGCCTCTGTCCTAGCATTTATGTTACACAAGACCCTTGAAAACTCCCTGTGCAAGGGACCATGTCTGACGGACTAGTAAGTCTAAGGAATGGGGTGCTCTGGTCAGCACGGCCATTCATGTACCTCTGGCTCAGCGAAGACAGATGTGGAAGGGGGCAGCTCACAAAGGAAGGGTTGCTAGCTATCGTGTAGTAAGACAGTTCATTTGAAGCCAGCAGCGGAAGGGTGGATTTTGAACCCTGCTGCTTAGAGTGTAGTGAGTCTGCACGTAGCTCTAACAGAGACGGACAGATGATTcagaaggtggctcagtgggagcTGATCGCCAAacgacctgaatttgatcctggACACCTGCATGATGGACAGAGCACAGTCTGTGTGACCCcaccaaataaatgttaaaaaaaaaaaatatattcaagtaaAGCCTCAGCCATACTTAGTTTTTCTGAGTCCGAGTCTCTTGCTTCGACCTTGCagtgacccttctgcctctgctccttggGAGTGGAGAGTACAGTTGCATTTTTATGAGTTTCTACATTACAAACCCATACCTAACAAAGACGTGAGAGCACttggctctggcagaggacccaggttcacttcccagcacccactggcgATAATGAACCATCGGTGATCCAGACTTAAAAGATaggactccctcttctggccatcaTGAGCACTGCACGCACATGGTGTGgatatacatgcaggaaaaacacccgtACAAATAAAAATCTTCTTAAAAAGTTTAATTAGCTGGGCAGAGCTAGCACACACCCTTATTCATagtactaaggaggcagaggcagaggcagacgttctgagttcaagaccagcctggactacagagtgagttccagggcagccagggctacacagaaaccttgtCCCTAGAAacaaaactactttttaaaaagatttgtttaatgtatgagtgccctatctgcatgtacacccacATGCaggaagaaggcatcggatctcattatagatggctgtagccgctaggaattgaactcaggacctctggaagagcagtcagtgctcttaaatcactgagccatctcaccagcccaaccttttcttctttttaaagttttttttttttttttttttaatttgatgtcaATTGGTTTATGGGTCTATACATTGCAGTGCCCAGCCCATTGGAGAGAAGCAGGTAAAACCAGTTAGAGGACAAACATACAGTTTGTTCATTTCTGAATCGTGACACTTGGCAGGTGTGATGGATGGCACCtgtctttagttccagcactaAAGGAGGCAAAGGGGCGGGGGTGTGTggtctctgagagttccaggccagcctggaacaaccctgtctcaaaagcaaaaaaacagaTAACAGAGTGAAGTAGGGCTGTCTACTAGAAGCAGCAGGAAGTAGTATTCAAACACCAACTGGCTGCTCTCAGACTGGCCATCCCAAAGAATGAAAGATCTAGgcttttcaatatatatatatatatagatagatagaggctGCTCTCAGACTGGCCATCCCAAAGAATGAAAGATCTAGgcttttcaatatatatatatatatatatatatatatatatatatatatatatatatatatacagattaaAGTATGTCCatgtttctatctctatgaaaGATGTGATGAAATTTTAGAAAAGACTGTGTAATGTGACATAgaagatatttaatttctttttttttttggagccccCTACCCCCGATATTTAATTTCTAACTTAGAAAAATATGTCAAatgtcagcaagatggctcagtgggtataaGTGTTTGCCTCTACCAAGAtgacaacctaagtttgattcctgggactcatatggtggaaagagagaaccagctcttgaAAGTCATTCTCTGGTTGCCACACATGGAGGTGCAcgcttttaatctcagctctcaggaggcagaggcaggcaggtttccCATGTAGAACAGAGTCCCAGTGCTACACAGAGGCCCTAAGTCAAACAAAAGTATCCtgaaaatatatgtgaaaaataaaCCAGCAgatggaatatttaaaaatatatttaccctGGGTCAGCAtcaaaaacatctttaatttcggTATTACTTTTGTCAAGATTTAAAGTGtaggtgaggggctggagagatggctcagtggttaagagcactgactgctcttccagtaaccacatggtggctcacaaccatctgtaatgggatctgatgccctcttctggtgtgtctgaagacagcgacagtgcactcatagacataagataaaataaaaatttgaagtgTAGGTGAGTGTGACCATGGTGTTcgagcctttaaccccagcacttgaagcagaagcaggcaggtctctgaatttgaagccactCTAGTCTACGTAGAGAGTTCCAGGGAAGCCATGACtaagtgagactgtgtctcaaactacgaggtttttgattttgttttcctaataaaAATGACAGTCACTGGCATAGTAGCACTtacctctaatcccagaatttaggatgCAGAAGTTAggattgagtttgaggccagcctggtctacagtggaagtttcaggctagccaaagctacatgccgagaccctggctcaaaataagtaaaaaattaggGACTGGataaatgactcagcagtttaagagcactggctgctcttgcagatgacctggtTTCAATCCTAGCACCAtggccactgagctatctctctagcacctTAAATGAAGCTtaaaataatgggaaaaaaaaacaaacccagaaatagaatcctgtagagaagaaaaggaatggaaTTATGTAGGAGTGTAGGCAAGTTCTAGCTTAATGCATTCTCAGATATACTGAGACAAGCATCCAGAAACAGACAAGCTTccaagaaagaaacataaaagcCAGAAttggaaactgagaaagatgACTTAACATGGCtcctggggggtgggtggggaggaggcctTTGGTTTGAATTCAATAGACAatggggggctgaagagatggctcagtggttagaagcactggctgctcttctagagaacctgggtttggttcccagcacccacatggaggcttacaactgtctgtaactccagttccaggggatctgacatcacATTCTGTCATGTACAGAATATACAACATGCTcgcaggcaaaacatacatacatacatacatacatacatacatacatacaaaaaagatACTGATCTCAGATTATCTGGTCTTCGCCACCAGCAGACTCTGAACGCTCAGAGGAGAGGGTAAAGGTGCCAGCTGCTCATGCCTggtgccctgagttcaatcctcaggccCCACATGAACGTGGGAGGCCACAGTGGACTCCACAAAGTTGCCCTTCGAGGTCTGCATgtcatgtttatgtgtgcacacacacggtaATGATAAATACCCGGACCTAGAATATGTAACGCGTCCTTTCCTGAGTTAAAACTGATAACTCAGGCTGCTGGGGTGGTTCAACAGGAATAAACTCGCTGTGCATACCCGATGACTCGCATCCGAGCTCTCGAgcccatggtggaaggaaggaaccgAGTCCTAGAAGTCGTCCTGATTTCTACACTGATTTGTACATTCACTTGTACATACAATAAGTAAACAGCTTTAAAAGACAGTCCAGTAACAGGGAAAGGGCTGGGGCCAGGGAAGAAAGGCGGTTCTAACAGGCTCGTGTTTGAGTCCATGGTACTTGGCTCTGCTGTTCAGAGCCATCATGGAAGGGAACATGGGGTACAGCGATGATTCTGTTATCACAGTAGCCAGGAAACAAGGATGAAAGGGAGGGACAAAATACACCCTTCAAAGGCACACACCCAGTCCAGCCCctgttctcagcacacacacacccgacccaaattataaagttaaaaaacacaGTTCTGTGTCTGCTGTAGACGTCTTACTATGAACCCCTGGATGCACTGGCCCCAGACTCAGGGCTTTGCccgcctctaccttctgagtgctggagcaAAGATGTAGGCCACTGCATCTGGCTTTCAGAAGTCTTGAGTTCCTTTATGGATGGATGAGAGGAATCCCTTTCTAAGCAGTCAAAGAACCAAACCCAGCTTCTTGAGCATGCCGTTACCGTGTGGTAGGAGCTACACCTTAGCTACTGTTTTTGGTTGTTGGACTACTTGGTTGCATCTACTGTGAGATTACAACTTCCATGCCAGTCAATCCAGACCGCAATTAAACAAGTTCCTGAAGGTAAGAGTTATGTATCCTTGACTTTCAAAAGCACTGTCACTTGTGTTTCACACTGATAGTCAACATGGCTGGTTGAAGAACTAAAGACtgtcttagcctttctgattaGCTCTGACAAAATGACTATGTAGAATTTCATTTCTCCATACCCAgtcttgtctttattatttttaactctgtgtgtgtgtgtgtgtgtgtgtgtgtgtgtgtgtgtgtgtacatatgcacatgtacccAGAAGTGTCAGATACTGGAGCTGGAATTAGATGTTTGTGGGCTCCTGTAGGGGCTGGGAAGAGACTCgatgggtcctctgaaggagtaGTGCATCTGTCCAGTTCTGCTCCATTTCCTTAATTATGACAACGtctctgtaactcaggctgaccCCGAACTCATGTTTCAGCCTCTCCAGTGTTTGGGTTACAGGCATTAAATCACACACAACTTTCAACTTTTACTTCACCGCCACACTAACACCTCCACGCGCACACCCTCTAGAAATGTTTTTGTAATCTAAATGATCACTAAGCAGAAAATCGCTCTGGAATATAGTTACCACATGAGAAAAATAAGAACTACATAGACATGGTGGGCTCATTTACAACATGTTCAAACATGATGTAGTAAGTTCTGTGATGACAGATGAGAGAACAGGCACCCTGACAAACCTTGGCTTCCCAGCAAACTCTTTTACTCTGGTCCATGACTGTTTGCTGAGCTATTAAGCTGCTGTGGCCATGTCTTAGGGTCACCACTGCTGGGACAAAAACACCACAAACTaaggcaacttggggaagaatgggtttattcagcttacacttccactgCATTGTCCATCACAGAAGCAAGtctgggcaggaactcaaatagggcagggacctggaggcaggagctcatgcagaggtcatggagggtgctgccctcggcttgctccccatggcttgctctgcttcCTCATAAACC
This window harbors:
- the LOC116885229 gene encoding cytochrome c oxidase assembly protein COX14; translated protein: MPSAKQLADIGYKTFSASMMLLTVYGGYLCSVRAYHYLQLRSARRQAAEEQKTSGVLESSALPLAQPTREA